One Streptomyces sp. NBC_00223 genomic window carries:
- a CDS encoding methyltransferase domain-containing protein — MEPGIDSGLNTAVERYYDITLDLYEDLWGEHVHHGFWDPGEVPGVNGADRHAATDRLVHELVAFAGVPAGSKVLDVGCGIGGPALHLAGPLGCTVEGVTLSTLQAARANEKAQAAGVADRARFQVLDGLATGFPDESFDVVWALESLMHIADRPAFFAEALRMLRPGGILAVGTWSVRDGELDEAEQDLVRQVLLHQVMPDFSSLEEHERLAGAAGFADVSFVDWSKAVANSWDPTFAQIERFERGRAVMRDLARERGVDVLGFFHAGPLMKKGFDTGVITYGALRAVKPGAAPGQPSEDTP; from the coding sequence GTGGAACCAGGGATCGACTCCGGCCTGAACACGGCCGTGGAGCGCTACTACGACATCACCCTTGACCTGTACGAGGACCTGTGGGGCGAGCACGTCCACCACGGCTTCTGGGACCCCGGCGAGGTCCCGGGCGTGAACGGCGCGGACCGCCACGCCGCCACCGACCGGCTGGTCCACGAACTGGTCGCCTTCGCCGGCGTCCCCGCCGGATCGAAGGTCCTCGACGTGGGCTGCGGCATCGGCGGACCGGCCCTCCACCTCGCCGGGCCGCTGGGCTGCACGGTCGAGGGCGTCACGCTGAGCACCCTCCAGGCGGCCAGGGCCAATGAGAAGGCGCAGGCCGCGGGCGTCGCGGACCGCGCCCGCTTCCAGGTGCTCGACGGGCTCGCCACCGGTTTCCCGGACGAGTCGTTCGACGTGGTCTGGGCGCTGGAGAGCCTGATGCACATCGCGGACCGGCCGGCCTTCTTCGCCGAGGCGCTGCGCATGCTGCGCCCGGGCGGCATCCTGGCCGTGGGCACCTGGTCGGTGCGCGACGGCGAGCTGGACGAGGCCGAGCAGGACCTGGTCCGGCAGGTCCTCCTGCACCAGGTCATGCCCGACTTCTCGTCGCTGGAGGAGCACGAGCGGCTGGCCGGCGCGGCCGGCTTCGCCGACGTCTCCTTCGTGGACTGGAGCAAGGCCGTCGCCAACTCCTGGGACCCGACCTTCGCGCAGATCGAGCGGTTCGAGCGGGGCCGGGCCGTGATGCGGGACCTGGCCCGTGAGCGCGGTGTGGACGTCCTGGGGTTCTTCCACGCCGGCCCGCTGATGAAGAAGGGCTTCGACACCGGCGTCATCACCTACGGCGCGCTGCGGGCCGTGAAGCCCGGGGCCGCGCCGGGACAGCCCTCGGAAGACACCCCGTGA
- a CDS encoding glycosyltransferase gives MGRYLFVSLPLTGHVNPLAAVSKELVGRGHDVVWAGSESFLRPVLGPDAVIEPIPLRAHRGQADRGMAAAKSRWDGYIVPHAKVTLPGIERAVAGFRPDVLVVDQHAVAGALAAHRAGLPWASMAPTTMELTRPYRALPKVEAWIHDRMAAMWTAAGLPGEPPHDLRFSPHLLIAFTGSALTGPLDWPENAVLVGPALAPRPADTTFPWDWLDPARRHVLVSVGTLSMDIAKEFYARVTEALRPLGDRLQAVVVAPDGTIPDPPEHLLVRSRVPVLELLPRLDAVVSHGGLNTVCETLAHGVPLVVAPIKGDQPINAAQVAAVGAGRRVRFASVRPEPLREDLLAVLDDPSYRAAAHRVRESFAAAGGAAAAARHLEGMGNAQK, from the coding sequence ATGGGACGTTACCTCTTCGTCTCCCTGCCGCTGACGGGCCATGTGAACCCGCTGGCCGCCGTGTCGAAAGAGCTGGTCGGACGCGGGCACGACGTGGTGTGGGCGGGTTCGGAGTCGTTTCTGCGGCCGGTGCTCGGCCCCGACGCCGTGATCGAGCCCATCCCGCTGCGGGCGCACCGGGGCCAGGCGGACCGGGGCATGGCCGCGGCCAAGTCGCGGTGGGACGGCTACATCGTCCCGCACGCGAAGGTCACCCTGCCGGGCATCGAGCGCGCGGTCGCCGGCTTCCGGCCGGACGTCCTGGTGGTGGACCAGCACGCCGTCGCGGGCGCGCTGGCCGCGCACCGGGCCGGGCTGCCGTGGGCGAGCATGGCCCCGACCACGATGGAACTGACCCGCCCGTACCGGGCGCTGCCCAAGGTCGAGGCGTGGATCCACGACCGGATGGCCGCGATGTGGACCGCGGCGGGCCTGCCGGGAGAACCGCCGCACGACCTGCGGTTCTCGCCGCATCTGCTGATCGCCTTCACCGGCAGCGCGCTCACCGGCCCGCTGGACTGGCCGGAGAACGCCGTCCTGGTCGGCCCGGCGCTGGCCCCGCGTCCCGCGGACACCACCTTCCCCTGGGACTGGCTCGACCCGGCACGCCGTCATGTCCTGGTCAGCGTGGGCACGTTGTCGATGGACATCGCCAAGGAGTTCTACGCGCGGGTGACCGAGGCGCTGCGCCCGCTGGGGGACCGGCTCCAGGCCGTGGTGGTGGCGCCGGACGGTACGATCCCGGACCCGCCGGAGCATCTCCTGGTCCGCTCCCGGGTCCCGGTGCTCGAACTGCTGCCGCGGCTGGACGCGGTGGTCAGCCACGGCGGGCTGAACACGGTCTGCGAGACGCTGGCGCACGGTGTGCCGCTGGTGGTCGCGCCGATCAAGGGGGACCAGCCCATCAACGCCGCCCAGGTGGCGGCGGTCGGCGCCGGCCGCCGGGTCCGGTTCGCGAGCGTGCGGCCGGAGCCGCTGCGCGAGGACCTGCTGGCCGTGCTCGACGATCCGTCCTACCGCGCCGCGGCGCACCGCGTGCGCGAGTCCTTCGCGGCCGCGGGCGGCGCCGCGGCCGCGGCCCGGCACCTCGAAGGAATGGGAAACGCACAGAAGTGA
- a CDS encoding ABC transporter permease: MKTLRDIWLVFQRHMLLMIRSPLSIVLGVAQPVVYLALFAPLLKPALASMGAGSMTDAYRIYVPGMLVALALGGGLYVGFGLLAELSSGVIERARVTPVSRVALLLGRALRDVITLVIQAAIIIVLAMPLGLFVRVEDLLLAYALLALITLSSSAISYGIALKVSNPNVLGQVVNNLAQPLMLLSGTLLPLALAPLWLRRVSDWNPFSWTVVGMRSLFAGHAGDDAVWQSLGLMAGVALVALAWSARLFARSVR, from the coding sequence GTGAAGACGCTCCGCGACATCTGGCTGGTGTTCCAGCGGCACATGCTGCTGATGATCAGGTCACCGCTGTCGATCGTGCTGGGTGTGGCCCAGCCGGTCGTGTATCTGGCGCTGTTCGCGCCACTGCTCAAACCCGCGCTGGCATCGATGGGCGCGGGTTCGATGACCGACGCCTACCGGATCTATGTACCCGGAATGCTGGTCGCCCTGGCACTCGGCGGCGGACTTTATGTGGGGTTCGGTCTTCTGGCCGAGTTGAGTTCCGGAGTTATTGAACGGGCCCGTGTGACTCCAGTGAGCAGAGTTGCGTTGCTCTTGGGGCGTGCGTTGCGGGATGTGATTACTCTGGTGATTCAGGCGGCAATCATTATCGTCCTGGCGATGCCGCTCGGACTGTTCGTCAGGGTCGAGGATCTGCTGCTCGCTTATGCGCTTCTGGCGCTCATCACCCTGAGCAGTTCGGCAATCTCGTACGGGATCGCGCTGAAGGTGAGCAATCCCAATGTGCTGGGCCAGGTGGTGAACAATCTGGCGCAGCCGCTGATGCTGCTGTCGGGGACGCTGCTGCCGCTGGCGCTGGCGCCGCTGTGGCTGCGGCGGGTGTCGGACTGGAATCCCTTCAGCTGGACGGTCGTGGGGATGCGCTCGCTGTTCGCGGGGCACGCGGGTGACGACGCGGTGTGGCAGAGCCTCGGGCTGATGGCGGGCGTCGCGTTGGTGGCCCTGGCGTGGTCGGCCCGGCTGTTTGCGCGGTCGGTCCGCTGA
- a CDS encoding ATP-binding cassette domain-containing protein, producing the protein MTRDKDVLMIETSGLRKSFQTGRRRKAASVEAVAGLDLSVAEGEIFGFLGPNGAGKTTTLRMLATLLPPDGGDAVIAGADLRTQQAAVRRNIGYVAQGGGTWDDVTAREELVMQARMYGLGKVEALSRATQALDAFDLTAYADRHCRTYSGGQRRRVDIALGVIHRPKVLFLDEPTSGLDPQSRSHMWDEIRRLRAEGMTVFLTTHYLDEADALCDRIAIIDGGGIVAEGTPAELKRSIAGEVVTVGVADDAEKAAGVLGEQDCVQSVEIRDDGDLRLSVDVGETAMPRIMRALADVGIELSTIELHRPTLDDVFLTKTGRSLRES; encoded by the coding sequence GTGACACGTGACAAGGACGTCCTGATGATCGAGACCAGCGGACTGCGGAAGTCCTTCCAGACGGGCCGGCGTCGCAAGGCCGCGTCTGTGGAGGCGGTGGCGGGCCTGGACCTGAGTGTGGCCGAGGGGGAGATCTTCGGATTCCTCGGCCCGAACGGTGCCGGGAAGACGACGACTTTGCGGATGCTCGCGACCCTGCTGCCGCCGGACGGCGGTGACGCCGTGATCGCGGGGGCGGACCTGCGCACCCAACAGGCCGCGGTACGGCGGAACATCGGGTACGTCGCCCAGGGCGGCGGTACCTGGGACGATGTGACGGCCCGCGAGGAACTGGTCATGCAGGCCCGGATGTACGGCCTCGGCAAGGTCGAGGCGCTGAGCCGGGCCACCCAGGCCCTGGACGCGTTCGATCTGACCGCCTACGCCGACCGCCACTGCCGTACGTACTCCGGCGGCCAGCGCCGGCGGGTCGACATCGCGCTGGGCGTCATCCACCGGCCCAAGGTCCTCTTCCTCGACGAGCCCACCTCGGGTCTTGACCCGCAGAGCCGTTCGCACATGTGGGACGAGATCCGCCGGCTGCGCGCCGAGGGCATGACCGTCTTCCTGACGACGCACTACCTCGACGAGGCCGACGCGCTGTGCGACCGGATCGCCATCATCGACGGCGGCGGGATCGTGGCGGAGGGCACCCCGGCCGAGCTGAAACGGTCCATCGCCGGAGAGGTCGTCACCGTCGGAGTGGCCGACGACGCGGAGAAGGCGGCCGGAGTGCTGGGCGAGCAGGACTGCGTACAGTCGGTGGAGATACGCGACGACGGAGATCTGCGGCTGTCGGTGGACGTGGGCGAGACGGCGATGCCGCGGATCATGCGGGCGCTGGCCGATGTGGGCATCGAGCTGTCGACCATCGAGCTGCACCGACCGACGCTGGACGACGTGTTCCTGACGAAGACCGGCCGCTCGCTGCGGGAGTCGTGA
- a CDS encoding NAD-dependent epimerase/dehydratase family protein, producing the protein MTRGETSKETDMGEGRRVRRAVVTGGAGFVGSHLCDRLREEGAEVVCVDNLLTGSADNVAGRSDDPGFALDIRDVSEPFDVPGPVDLVLHLASPASPHDYARHPIETLRAGAHGTFNALDLAHRKGARFLLASTSEVYGDPLIHPQTESYWGNVNPVGPRSQYDEAKRYAEALTTAYRDTLGVDTVIVRLFNTYGPRMRPKDGRAIPTFITQALAGEPLTVAGDGGQTRSICYVDDTVGGILAAAAADGERGPFNIGNPVELSVLDLACRVRDLCGSSSSVAFVERPVDDPSLRRPDIGRARSVLGWQPVVDFDKGLALTIDWFSRLPQTTA; encoded by the coding sequence ATGACGCGCGGTGAGACGTCGAAGGAGACGGATATGGGCGAGGGCCGCAGAGTACGCCGCGCGGTGGTGACCGGTGGCGCCGGTTTCGTCGGGTCGCACTTGTGCGACCGGCTGCGGGAGGAGGGGGCGGAAGTCGTCTGCGTCGACAATCTGCTCACCGGCTCCGCCGACAACGTCGCCGGACGGTCCGACGATCCGGGGTTCGCACTGGACATCAGGGACGTCTCCGAGCCGTTCGACGTGCCGGGTCCGGTCGACCTGGTCCTGCATCTCGCGTCGCCGGCCTCGCCGCACGACTACGCGAGGCACCCGATCGAGACGCTCAGGGCGGGCGCGCACGGCACGTTCAACGCGCTGGACCTCGCGCACCGCAAGGGCGCGCGTTTCCTGCTCGCCTCGACCTCGGAGGTCTACGGCGACCCGCTGATCCACCCGCAGACCGAGTCGTACTGGGGCAACGTCAACCCGGTGGGCCCGCGCAGCCAGTACGACGAGGCCAAGCGGTACGCCGAGGCGCTGACCACGGCCTACCGCGACACCCTGGGCGTGGACACGGTCATCGTCCGGCTGTTCAACACCTACGGTCCGCGGATGCGGCCCAAGGACGGCCGGGCGATCCCGACGTTCATCACGCAGGCCCTCGCGGGGGAGCCGCTGACGGTGGCGGGGGACGGCGGGCAGACCAGGTCGATCTGCTACGTCGACGACACGGTCGGCGGGATTCTCGCCGCCGCCGCGGCCGACGGGGAGCGGGGGCCGTTCAACATCGGCAACCCGGTGGAGCTGAGTGTGCTGGACCTGGCGTGCCGGGTCCGTGATCTGTGCGGCTCGTCGTCGTCGGTCGCGTTCGTGGAGCGGCCGGTGGACGACCCGAGCCTGCGCAGGCCCGACATCGGGCGGGCGCGGTCGGTGCTGGGGTGGCAGCCGGTGGTGGACTTCGACAAGGGGCTGGCGCTGACGATCGACTGGTTCTCCCGCCTTCCGCAGACGACGGCCTGA
- a CDS encoding histidine phosphatase family protein: MDFPCGLARLTVVRHGQSTANALFALAAESGDPALAVAEETDRSVPLSELGLRQARAAGRWLARLDPADHPAHVICSPYLRAVRTWDAMAATARESGTGLPSPLVDERLRDREMGVLELLTPAAIGERHAAESARRERVGEWFYRPPGGESLADVVLRVRDFLNELRVDATGEHVMIIAHDAVVAAVQQVLAGIGAPPVGLTPVRNASLSQWDGDGTRMRLTALGATDHLEDEEPPAP; this comes from the coding sequence GTGGACTTTCCGTGCGGCCTCGCCCGGCTCACGGTCGTCCGTCACGGGCAGAGCACCGCGAACGCGCTGTTCGCGCTGGCCGCGGAGAGCGGAGACCCGGCACTGGCCGTGGCGGAGGAGACGGACAGGAGTGTGCCGCTCTCGGAGCTGGGACTGCGTCAGGCGCGGGCCGCGGGACGGTGGCTGGCCCGCCTGGACCCCGCGGACCACCCGGCACACGTCATCTGCTCGCCCTATCTGAGGGCAGTGCGGACCTGGGACGCCATGGCGGCAACGGCGCGCGAATCAGGGACGGGGCTTCCCTCCCCGCTCGTCGACGAACGGCTGCGTGACCGGGAGATGGGGGTGCTGGAACTGCTGACGCCGGCGGCGATCGGTGAGCGCCACGCGGCCGAGTCCGCTCGCCGAGAACGCGTCGGGGAGTGGTTCTACCGCCCGCCGGGCGGGGAATCCCTGGCCGATGTGGTCCTGCGGGTCCGGGACTTCCTCAACGAACTGCGCGTCGACGCCACCGGCGAGCACGTCATGATCATCGCCCACGACGCGGTCGTGGCAGCCGTGCAGCAGGTCCTGGCCGGTATCGGCGCTCCGCCGGTCGGCCTCACCCCCGTGCGCAACGCCTCCCTCTCACAATGGGACGGCGACGGAACCCGTATGCGCCTGACCGCACTCGGCGCCACCGATCACCTCGAAGACGAGGAACCACCGGCACCCTGA
- a CDS encoding ABC transporter ATP-binding protein produces MNPDDPSVLDAQLTDVSKTYPGGETAVTGMNLGVRRGEFFSLLGPSGCGKSTTLRMLAGLEHPTTGTVAIAGKDMTGVPPNKRPTNLIFQKLALFPHLTVAENIAFGPKTRHLSRAEIRAAVTDMLDLVELAGYADRKPAQLSGGQQQRVAIARALANKPAVLLLDEPLGALDLRLRVQMQRALKKIQQESGTTFVFVTHDQTEAFTISDRIALMNRGRVEQVGRPDELYDRPATEFVATFLGDTNIIRGSVSDRVLRADGFSCRTPGPGTALSVRPEAIALRHRLTTGFDNRFTARVTDLTFQGPSIRFQVAVADAGPELVVQLPAKEARGIAAGDEVEIGWPTDAAVMLGADS; encoded by the coding sequence GTGAACCCGGACGATCCGTCGGTTCTCGACGCACAGCTGACCGATGTCAGTAAGACCTACCCGGGCGGCGAGACCGCCGTGACCGGTATGAACCTCGGTGTCAGGCGTGGTGAGTTCTTCTCGCTCCTCGGGCCGTCGGGCTGCGGCAAGTCCACGACGCTGCGGATGCTCGCCGGTCTGGAGCACCCCACCACCGGCACCGTCGCCATCGCCGGCAAGGACATGACGGGTGTGCCGCCCAACAAGCGGCCGACCAACCTGATCTTTCAGAAACTGGCGCTGTTCCCGCACCTCACGGTGGCCGAGAACATCGCGTTCGGCCCGAAGACCCGTCACCTGTCACGGGCCGAGATCCGAGCGGCCGTCACCGACATGCTCGACCTGGTGGAGCTCGCGGGCTACGCCGACCGCAAGCCGGCGCAGCTGTCCGGCGGCCAGCAGCAGCGGGTGGCGATCGCCCGGGCCCTGGCCAACAAGCCGGCCGTACTGCTGCTCGACGAGCCGCTGGGAGCGCTGGACCTGCGGCTGCGGGTGCAGATGCAGCGCGCGCTGAAGAAGATCCAGCAGGAGTCCGGGACCACCTTCGTCTTCGTCACCCACGACCAGACCGAGGCGTTCACCATCTCCGACCGGATCGCCCTGATGAACCGGGGCCGGGTCGAACAGGTCGGCCGGCCCGACGAGTTGTACGACCGCCCGGCCACGGAGTTCGTCGCCACCTTCCTCGGGGACACGAACATCATCCGCGGCTCCGTCAGCGACCGTGTCCTGCGGGCGGACGGATTCAGCTGCCGTACCCCGGGGCCGGGCACGGCACTGTCCGTCAGGCCGGAGGCCATCGCCCTGCGGCACCGGCTGACGACCGGCTTCGACAACCGCTTCACCGCCCGCGTGACCGACCTGACCTTCCAGGGGCCGAGCATCCGCTTCCAGGTGGCGGTGGCGGACGCCGGACCGGAGCTGGTCGTCCAGCTCCCCGCCAAGGAGGCACGGGGGATCGCCGCGGGGGACGAGGTCGAGATCGGCTGGCCGACCGACGCCGCCGTCATGCTCGGCGCGGACAGCTAG
- a CDS encoding ABC transporter substrate-binding protein: protein MQGNTSASGGDSSAAGAAPGGRNGRNGAGRTPVSRRSLLAGGGAVAAGLFLAACASDKQPGTSKSSGGGKKLTITMTPFAGADLGLMPREFAKEYQDKHPNVRIKIDDTLNLAKQTAAFQANPHKPLNHLVFSNGGATAAGKATGMYLRLDYGRIPNTTNLHPQFIERDHCGVVFGADQMGLVYNTKTYPKPFESWTDLWSPAQKGKLCFFTIPWWAIGMAAKLNGGGWDTMDPGFSLWTEHAKNIRTIVTANPQFLNVLSTSEAPLTSHYLGTSTAWRGQGAPLGYSRPAEGAFFDPVGVNINSGASDDELEVCYDIVNQMLLPQWNQRWVDTSIEIPAASTSTLTDKLKAIPAIAAGPDQKFVDVDWDTVGKNMAAWTERWNQDVVSKI from the coding sequence ATGCAAGGCAACACGAGTGCGTCCGGCGGGGACAGTTCGGCGGCCGGGGCCGCGCCGGGCGGGAGAAACGGGAGAAACGGCGCCGGCCGGACGCCGGTGTCCCGGCGCTCGCTGCTGGCCGGCGGAGGCGCCGTCGCGGCGGGGCTCTTCCTGGCCGCCTGCGCCTCGGACAAGCAGCCCGGCACGTCGAAGAGTTCGGGCGGCGGCAAGAAGCTGACCATCACCATGACGCCCTTCGCCGGCGCCGATCTCGGCCTGATGCCGAGGGAGTTCGCGAAGGAGTACCAGGACAAGCACCCCAACGTCCGGATCAAGATCGACGACACGCTCAACCTCGCCAAGCAGACCGCCGCCTTCCAGGCCAACCCCCACAAGCCGCTGAACCACCTGGTCTTCTCCAACGGCGGCGCGACCGCCGCCGGCAAGGCCACCGGCATGTACCTCAGGCTGGACTACGGCCGGATACCCAACACCACCAACCTGCACCCGCAGTTCATCGAACGCGACCACTGCGGTGTGGTGTTCGGCGCCGACCAGATGGGCCTGGTCTACAACACCAAGACGTACCCCAAGCCCTTCGAGTCCTGGACCGACCTGTGGTCGCCCGCCCAGAAGGGCAAGCTCTGCTTCTTCACCATCCCGTGGTGGGCCATCGGCATGGCCGCCAAGCTCAACGGCGGCGGCTGGGACACCATGGACCCGGGCTTCTCGCTGTGGACCGAGCACGCCAAGAACATCCGCACCATCGTGACGGCCAACCCCCAGTTCCTCAACGTCCTTTCCACCAGCGAGGCACCGCTGACCTCGCACTACCTGGGCACCTCCACCGCGTGGCGCGGCCAGGGCGCACCGCTGGGTTACAGCCGCCCCGCCGAGGGCGCGTTCTTCGACCCGGTCGGCGTCAACATCAACTCCGGCGCCTCCGACGACGAGCTCGAAGTCTGTTACGACATCGTCAACCAGATGCTGCTGCCCCAGTGGAACCAGCGCTGGGTGGACACCTCGATCGAGATCCCCGCCGCGAGCACCTCGACGCTGACCGACAAGCTCAAGGCCATCCCCGCCATCGCGGCCGGTCCCGACCAGAAGTTCGTGGACGTCGACTGGGACACCGTCGGCAAGAACATGGCCGCCTGGACGGAGCGCTGGAACCAGGACGTCGTCTCCAAGATCTGA
- a CDS encoding ABC transporter permease yields MADNRPGVVREAGPASGAATATEERPAPVEPGTRRKRQAPPAGRGRDRRTALLLLAPSLVLLIAVFAFAMESLVEYSTQKYQPGGVNTRNTLASWTKVLDSSYYWSVIWQTVLVGLLVTAITAVVGYLTALALHHTKRTGWRNAGYAVVFSSLVFSGIASVYAWQLLLGQEGFLNSALGVFGVGPVHLLYERTAVVIALVHTLLPLMVLPISSTFRQIDGTLAEAADDFGASRWRTFRTITLPLSAPGLIAGCQLTFALTISSFTAPSLLGGGRVAMLSTSIYSLVGTTDYPGASVCALVLLILALVSTGVFVLIQRRFAEADQGGVTISPSPPRGIRGLGVWMAVVYVFQLLPAAIVVISSLSSVSYGVWPPPGFSTRWYTNLYHQDGVMDAFVGSLWIGVLVAVLAVLLGTAGAVALVRYRFRGSGLVQSVLFSPVVVPKIAFGFAVFMLLARSGLSSGRWAVVLAHTVATVPFVIVLLTAALARADRTLDYAAIDLGAPPFRAFLRATLPQIAPAMLISGVFAFLVSFNEIDLSIFLLSSDQQTLPVWMYSYLNNYQDPTPAALSTIMTTLSIVVVALGALLLRIFQRGRRLAL; encoded by the coding sequence ATGGCGGACAACCGCCCAGGCGTCGTACGCGAGGCCGGGCCGGCGAGCGGGGCGGCGACGGCCACGGAAGAACGCCCCGCCCCCGTGGAACCCGGCACCCGCCGCAAGCGGCAGGCGCCTCCCGCGGGCCGGGGCCGCGACCGGCGTACGGCACTGCTGCTGCTCGCCCCCAGCCTGGTACTGCTGATCGCGGTGTTCGCCTTCGCGATGGAGTCGCTGGTCGAGTACTCCACCCAGAAGTACCAGCCCGGCGGTGTCAACACCCGCAACACCCTGGCGTCGTGGACGAAGGTCCTCGACAGTTCCTACTACTGGTCGGTGATCTGGCAGACCGTGCTGGTCGGTCTGCTGGTCACCGCGATCACCGCGGTCGTCGGCTATCTGACCGCCCTGGCGCTGCACCACACCAAACGGACCGGCTGGCGCAACGCCGGATACGCGGTGGTCTTCTCCTCGCTGGTCTTCTCCGGCATCGCGAGTGTCTACGCCTGGCAACTGCTGCTCGGCCAGGAGGGGTTCCTCAACTCCGCGCTCGGGGTGTTCGGGGTCGGTCCCGTGCACCTGCTCTACGAGCGCACCGCCGTCGTCATCGCCCTGGTGCACACCCTGCTGCCGCTGATGGTCCTGCCGATCAGCAGCACCTTCCGGCAGATCGACGGCACACTCGCCGAGGCCGCCGACGACTTCGGCGCGTCGCGCTGGCGCACCTTCCGCACCATCACGCTGCCGCTGAGTGCCCCGGGACTCATCGCCGGCTGCCAGCTCACCTTCGCCCTGACCATCTCCAGCTTCACCGCCCCGAGCCTGCTGGGCGGCGGACGGGTCGCGATGCTCTCCACCAGCATCTACTCGCTGGTCGGCACCACGGACTATCCGGGCGCCTCGGTCTGCGCCCTGGTACTGCTGATCCTGGCGCTGGTGTCCACCGGGGTGTTCGTACTCATCCAGCGCCGCTTCGCCGAAGCCGACCAGGGCGGCGTCACCATCAGCCCGTCGCCGCCCAGGGGCATCCGCGGCCTGGGGGTGTGGATGGCCGTCGTCTACGTCTTCCAGCTGCTGCCCGCCGCGATCGTCGTGATCAGCTCGCTGTCCTCGGTCTCCTACGGGGTGTGGCCGCCGCCCGGGTTCTCCACCCGGTGGTACACCAACCTCTACCACCAGGACGGAGTCATGGACGCCTTCGTCGGCAGCCTGTGGATCGGCGTCCTGGTGGCCGTGCTCGCCGTACTGCTCGGGACGGCCGGGGCGGTGGCCCTGGTGCGGTACCGCTTCCGAGGCAGCGGACTGGTCCAGTCGGTGCTGTTCTCACCCGTCGTGGTGCCCAAGATCGCCTTCGGTTTCGCGGTGTTCATGCTGCTGGCCCGCTCCGGCCTGTCCTCCGGCCGGTGGGCGGTGGTCCTCGCGCACACGGTGGCCACCGTGCCGTTCGTGATCGTCCTGCTGACCGCGGCCCTGGCACGGGCCGACCGCACGCTCGACTACGCGGCGATCGACCTCGGGGCCCCGCCCTTCCGGGCGTTCCTGCGCGCGACCCTGCCGCAGATCGCCCCCGCCATGCTGATCAGCGGAGTCTTCGCCTTCCTGGTGAGCTTCAACGAGATCGACCTGTCGATCTTCCTGCTCAGCAGCGACCAGCAGACCCTGCCGGTGTGGATGTACAGCTACCTCAACAACTACCAGGACCCGACACCCGCGGCCCTGTCCACGATCATGACGACGCTCTCGATCGTCGTCGTCGCACTGGGCGCGCTGCTCCTGCGGATCTTCCAGCGGGGACGCCGGCTCGCGCTCTGA